One region of Termitidicoccus mucosus genomic DNA includes:
- a CDS encoding cytochrome C oxidase subunit IV family protein yields the protein MPAPSIHTHEGKFHLFIQIAMLLAVITGLEIIIVYLPIAKWIVVASLVVLSLVKFLFVIFAFMHLRWDRRFCTILFFIGLFLATLIGWALLSLFNSESSAPLETAGLTRSAPAAPSAPGIA from the coding sequence ATGCCCGCTCCATCCATCCACACCCACGAGGGCAAATTTCACCTCTTCATCCAGATCGCGATGCTCCTCGCCGTCATCACCGGCCTGGAAATCATCATCGTGTATCTTCCCATCGCGAAATGGATCGTCGTCGCCTCGCTTGTCGTGCTGTCGCTGGTGAAATTCCTCTTCGTCATCTTCGCCTTCATGCACCTGCGCTGGGATCGGCGCTTCTGCACGATCCTCTTCTTCATCGGACTGTTTCTCGCGACCCTCATCGGCTGGGCGCTCCTCTCCCTTTTCAACTCCGAATCCAGCGCCCCGCTCGAAACCGCCGGGCTCACCCGGTCCGCGCCAGCCGCACCGAGCGCACCTGGTATTGCGTAA
- a CDS encoding alpha-mannosidase, translating to MLPRTFLTQLIPARVAEAARRLQARIWQPLPDEAARIEIAQTRSFPEPGFRVPGQLAGVDFSPVVLNDAGEFHWGPKYAQRWFRLALPAAPDGDKRTRYLEWRDQAEATLYVNVEPWSGLDVAHKYCPLPAGAREALVEAVCIRSAIWLAGEASPLDERGSRFAPPRLFARDDLAWDAWNDLKVLLDVLEAEHRDFQPPAPVGPTPKVFTDPVRFTPPVLRASPLFRRWCRLLDRAVDALDRDGSEAFSAELKKIMRDFPAAPDALRAVLTGHAHIDLVWLWPERVGEFKAIHTWATQARLLREYPEFRFGYSQPASYEAVRRHAPALHERVRGLIAAGRWEATGAGYVECDTQLPCGEALLRGLRIGQREFAALRGGGRARVFWLPDVFGYSGCMPQLLRGCGVEGFFTTKLSWSTVNRFPHTSFRWRGADGSEVAAHIVLLHDYNEAVDIRRLREDALHHQQAAVHPEFLVPTGYGDGGGGPTEEMLERARRVRSLAGVPRVEWGGIEAFFDRLGAVRDELPAVTGELLLELHRGVFTTHGRLKAAFRALERALQIQEAAHAATGAGPVGAHAWKRLVFSQFHDHIPGSSIWEVYARAIPELEQLAADALGGAAEVLSSGKMEGRPPCRPPANADDTEVAPPEIHESARGWFNPLAVTRTWTDGGRCYELPPLSGAPAGQLKTVEANAPRGGVDFLENERVRAEFEADSLLTRLMVDGREVALDAGTGRLVAYPDHPADFAAWDVDRTALVAGQEARPDGAPVVAVDGLTASVSFPWRVGAKSRVIARYSLTAHEPVLRVDYDIDWHDPLMWMKAIFATRYAGRDARFGAPFGSVLRGQWPGYAREEANWELPMSRWLTVLDDAHAEGLSIVSEAKYGVSVREGVAGVSLLRSAFVTEADHHPQIRETPGRPVHSDLGRHCARLALTHFSADGAPDTQPALLADTLFTPCVPHEGPAASAGLRSVDGAPSLVPAWAEPVRDGWILRLHETQGRGGTAFVRPAPGWSAMPATMDGEPEESAARATDADGGLRVPFTQYQVRSVRLARTG from the coding sequence ATGCTTCCACGCACTTTTCTCACGCAGCTCATTCCCGCGCGCGTCGCCGAGGCGGCGCGGCGTTTGCAGGCGCGCATCTGGCAGCCGCTGCCGGATGAGGCCGCGCGCATCGAAATCGCGCAGACGCGCAGTTTCCCCGAGCCCGGTTTTCGCGTGCCGGGGCAGCTCGCCGGCGTCGATTTTTCGCCGGTGGTGTTGAACGACGCCGGTGAGTTTCACTGGGGGCCGAAATACGCTCAGCGCTGGTTCCGGCTCGCGCTGCCCGCCGCGCCGGACGGGGACAAGCGCACGCGCTATCTCGAATGGCGCGACCAAGCGGAGGCGACGTTGTATGTAAACGTCGAGCCCTGGTCCGGGCTCGACGTGGCGCACAAATACTGCCCGCTGCCGGCGGGCGCGCGCGAGGCGCTGGTGGAGGCGGTGTGCATCCGCTCGGCCATCTGGCTCGCCGGCGAGGCCTCGCCGCTCGACGAGCGCGGCAGCCGGTTCGCGCCGCCGCGGCTGTTCGCGCGCGATGACCTGGCATGGGATGCGTGGAACGACTTGAAGGTGTTGCTCGACGTGCTGGAGGCGGAGCATCGCGATTTCCAGCCGCCCGCGCCGGTCGGACCGACGCCGAAGGTGTTCACCGATCCGGTGCGGTTCACGCCGCCGGTGTTGCGGGCGAGTCCGCTTTTCCGGCGCTGGTGCCGGCTGCTCGACCGGGCCGTGGATGCGCTCGACCGCGACGGGTCGGAGGCGTTTTCGGCGGAGCTGAAAAAAATCATGCGCGATTTCCCCGCCGCGCCCGATGCGTTACGGGCGGTGCTGACCGGGCATGCGCACATCGACCTCGTGTGGCTGTGGCCCGAGCGCGTGGGCGAGTTCAAGGCCATCCACACCTGGGCCACGCAGGCGCGGCTGCTGCGGGAGTATCCGGAATTTCGCTTCGGCTATTCGCAACCGGCGAGCTACGAGGCCGTGCGCCGCCACGCGCCGGCGTTGCACGAGCGCGTGCGCGGGCTCATCGCCGCGGGACGCTGGGAGGCGACCGGCGCGGGCTACGTGGAGTGCGACACGCAGCTCCCGTGCGGCGAGGCGCTGCTGCGCGGGCTGCGCATCGGGCAGCGCGAGTTTGCGGCGCTGCGCGGCGGCGGGCGCGCGCGGGTGTTCTGGCTGCCGGATGTCTTTGGCTACAGCGGTTGCATGCCGCAGCTTCTGCGCGGCTGCGGCGTGGAGGGCTTTTTCACGACCAAACTTTCTTGGAGCACGGTGAACCGGTTTCCGCACACGAGCTTCCGCTGGCGCGGGGCCGACGGCTCGGAGGTCGCGGCGCACATCGTGCTGCTGCACGATTACAACGAGGCGGTGGACATCCGCCGTTTGCGCGAGGACGCGCTGCACCATCAGCAGGCCGCCGTGCATCCCGAGTTTCTCGTGCCGACCGGCTACGGCGACGGCGGCGGCGGGCCGACGGAGGAAATGCTCGAGCGGGCGCGCCGCGTGCGCAGCCTCGCCGGCGTGCCGCGCGTGGAATGGGGCGGCATCGAGGCGTTTTTCGACCGGCTGGGCGCGGTGCGCGACGAGCTGCCGGCCGTGACGGGCGAACTGCTGCTGGAGCTGCACCGCGGCGTGTTCACGACGCACGGGCGGCTGAAGGCGGCGTTTCGCGCGCTGGAGCGCGCGTTGCAAATCCAGGAGGCCGCGCACGCCGCGACCGGCGCGGGACCGGTGGGCGCGCACGCGTGGAAGCGGCTGGTGTTTTCGCAATTTCACGACCACATCCCGGGCAGCTCGATTTGGGAGGTTTACGCGCGGGCGATTCCCGAATTGGAACAGCTCGCGGCGGACGCGCTGGGCGGCGCGGCGGAGGTGCTGTCGTCGGGCAAAATGGAGGGACGGCCTCCGTGCCGTCCTCCAGCGAATGCGGACGACACGGAGGTCGCCCCTCCGGAAATACATGAGTCTGCGCGCGGATGGTTCAACCCTCTCGCGGTGACGCGCACGTGGACGGACGGCGGGCGTTGTTATGAACTCCCGCCGCTTTCCGGCGCGCCGGCCGGGCAGCTGAAAACAGTCGAGGCAAACGCGCCGCGCGGCGGGGTTGATTTCTTGGAAAACGAGCGCGTGCGCGCCGAATTTGAGGCGGACAGCCTGCTCACGCGTCTGATGGTGGACGGACGCGAGGTCGCACTCGACGCCGGCACCGGCAGACTCGTCGCGTATCCCGATCATCCGGCGGATTTCGCGGCGTGGGACGTTGACCGCACGGCGCTGGTCGCCGGGCAGGAGGCGCGTCCGGACGGCGCGCCGGTGGTCGCGGTGGACGGGCTGACGGCCAGCGTGAGTTTCCCGTGGCGCGTGGGCGCGAAGAGCCGCGTGATCGCGCGCTATTCGCTGACCGCGCACGAGCCGGTGCTGCGCGTGGACTACGACATCGACTGGCACGACCCGCTCATGTGGATGAAGGCGATTTTTGCGACGCGCTACGCGGGGCGGGACGCGCGGTTCGGCGCGCCGTTCGGCAGCGTGTTGCGCGGGCAATGGCCGGGATACGCACGCGAGGAGGCGAACTGGGAGCTGCCCATGAGCCGCTGGCTGACCGTGCTCGACGACGCGCATGCGGAGGGGTTGTCCATCGTGAGCGAGGCGAAATACGGCGTGTCGGTGCGCGAGGGTGTCGCGGGCGTGAGCCTGCTGCGCAGCGCGTTCGTGACCGAGGCCGATCATCATCCGCAAATCCGCGAGACGCCGGGCCGTCCGGTGCATTCCGACCTCGGGCGGCACTGCGCGCGGCTGGCGCTCACGCATTTCTCGGCGGACGGCGCGCCCGACACGCAGCCGGCGTTGCTGGCCGACACGCTTTTCACCCCTTGCGTGCCGCACGAAGGTCCGGCGGCGAGCGCGGGGCTGCGGTCGGTTGACGGCGCGCCGTCGCTGGTCCCCGCGTGGGCCGAGCCGGTGCGGGACGGATGGATTTTGCGTCTCCATGAGACGCAGGGGCGCGGCGGGACGGCGTTTGTCCGTCCGGCGCCGGGATGGAGCGCGATGCCGGCGACGATGGACGGGGAGCCGGAGGAATCCGCCGCGCGGGCGACGGACGCGGACGGCGGGCTGCGCGTGCCGTTTACGCAATACCAGGTGCGCTCGGTGCGGCTGGCGCGGACCGGGTGA
- a CDS encoding cytochrome c oxidase subunit 3 gives MSLAPAAHTPPAAVAHHDDAAASGIPNKKLFMWAFLASDCMFFGALISTHLIYRLHPPPGSPHPRDIFSIELTSFSTFILLMSSLLMAIAVNSIQKDQVRATRHNLLGTIFFGLIFLGCQVYEFRHFVHEKDLTLSNGIFGSTFYTLTGTHGCHVAIGVLWLILMYIRSFKPADPARPWLALAVAHFAIFLVAIIAGMAAVLGFVHAVEAHGLMGALVEFFNGNMVPFLVTLLALTGLAVFGRYTGPVDFGEPNAIDVESMGLYWHFVDIVWIVIFTAVYLMEYVP, from the coding sequence ATGTCTCTCGCACCCGCAGCTCACACTCCGCCTGCCGCCGTCGCCCACCACGACGACGCGGCGGCCAGCGGCATCCCGAACAAAAAGCTCTTCATGTGGGCCTTCCTTGCGTCGGACTGCATGTTTTTCGGCGCGCTCATTTCCACGCATCTCATCTACCGCCTGCATCCGCCGCCGGGCTCGCCGCATCCGCGCGACATCTTCAGCATCGAGCTCACCTCCTTCTCGACCTTCATCCTGCTCATGTCGTCCCTGTTGATGGCCATCGCCGTCAACTCCATCCAGAAGGACCAGGTCCGCGCCACCCGCCACAACCTTCTCGGCACGATCTTCTTCGGGCTCATCTTTCTCGGCTGCCAGGTGTATGAGTTCCGGCACTTCGTCCATGAGAAAGACCTCACGCTCTCCAACGGCATCTTCGGCTCCACCTTCTACACGCTCACCGGCACGCACGGCTGCCACGTCGCCATCGGCGTCCTCTGGCTGATCCTCATGTATATCCGCAGCTTCAAGCCCGCCGATCCCGCCCGCCCCTGGCTCGCGCTCGCCGTCGCGCACTTCGCGATCTTTCTCGTCGCCATCATCGCCGGGATGGCCGCCGTGCTCGGTTTCGTGCACGCCGTCGAGGCGCACGGCCTCATGGGCGCGCTGGTCGAGTTTTTCAACGGCAACATGGTCCCCTTCCTCGTGACCCTGCTCGCCCTCACCGGGCTTGCCGTGTTCGGGCGCTACACCGGCCCGGTCGATTTCGGCGAGCCCAATGCCATCGACGTCGAATCCATGGGCCTCTACTGGCATTTCGTGGACATCGTCTGGATCGTCATCTTCACCGCCGTGTATTTGATGGAATACGTTCCCTGA